One window from the genome of Elaeis guineensis isolate ETL-2024a chromosome 5, EG11, whole genome shotgun sequence encodes:
- the LOC105046102 gene encoding transcription factor MYB60, which yields MGRPPCCDKINIKKGPWTPEEDIILVSYVQEHGPGNWKSVATNTGLMRCSKSCRLRWTNYLRPGIKRGNFTPHEEGMIIHLQALLGNRWAAIASYLPQRTDNDIKNYWNTHLKKKIKKYQTTIGSYMTPSDSTITCHELISRSYRDETRNSDISTIHSLLPRSSHNSSTYASSTENISRLLEGWMRSSSKADLKLAQDKQHQSIDAFKISSNAAFNQAYFEVGQVKSDRECGDPIPQAHIEGGQVMDDQEHCGRIPHEEVESFLSFENSSGISWEKSCVNSTFYRPQSMVADAEAKQRPDSGRHPLSLLEKWLLEEATGQVDLMELSADGCSDVMFQ from the exons ATGGGAAGGCCTCCATGCTGTGATAAGATTAACATTAAGAAAGGTCCTTGGACTCCAGAAGAAGACATAATCTTGGTCTCCTACGTTCAAGAACATGGACCTGGGAACTGGAAATCAGTAGCTACAAACACTG GCTTGATGAGATGTAGTAAGAGCTGCCGACTAAGATGGACTAACTACCTCCGGCCAGGAATTAAGCGCGGAAACTTCACCCCGCATGAAGAAGGAATGATCATCCATCTACAAGCTTTGCTAGGTAACAG GTGGGCAGCCATTGCTTCTTACCTTCCTCAGAGAACAGACAATGATATCAAGAACTACTGGAACACCCAcctgaagaagaagatcaaaaagtATCAAACAACAATTGGTAGCTACATGACTCCATCTGATTCAACCATCACCTGTCATGAGCTTATATCCAGAAGCTACAGGGATGAGACCAGGAATTCAGATATCTCCACCATCCACTCCCTTCTCCCCAGGTCCAGCCATAACTCTTCCACCTATGCCTCAAGCACCGAAAACATTTCGAGACTCCTAGAAGGGTGGATGAGGTCCTCTTCAAAGGCTGATCTCAAGCTAGCTCAGGATAAACAACATCAAAGCATTGATGCCTTCAAAATCAGCAGCAATGCTGCTTTTAACCAAGCATATTTTGAAGTGGGGCAAGTTAAGAGTGATCGAGAATGTGGTGATCCTATTCCCCAAGCACATATTGAAGGGGGACAAGTTATGGATGACCAAGAACACTGTGGTCGCATTCCACATGAAGAGGTTGAGTCATTCCTCTCATTTGAAAACTCGAGCGGCATTTCCTGGGAGAAATCATGTGTCAACTCTACATTCTATAGACCGCAGTCCATGGTAGCTGATGCTGAGGCCAAGCAGAGACCGGACAGCGGACGCCACCCTCTGTCTTTGTTGGAGAAGTGGTTGCTGGAGGAAGCTACAGGACAAGTCGATCTCATGGAGCTATCTGCTGATGGCTGCTCAGATGTCATGTTCCAATAG